The following proteins are co-located in the Desulfoscipio sp. XC116 genome:
- a CDS encoding 4Fe-4S dicluster domain-containing protein has translation MSKGVLVDLTKCVGCGSCMVACKMWNKLQYTRTASDKGGEASLDAENWTVVNKVETKKGNESVWRFVKNQCLHCEEPACASACFSKAIKKTKDGPVVYDANLCVGCRYCMLACPFNIPKYEWDKTFPQVRKCQMCSDRLHAGESPACVGVCPAGALTYGDRHNLLSQAREKINSDSSYIKHIYGEKEAGGTAWLYISDVPFEALGFRTNITTRPLPQYTESILSLTPAVGLGWGALLTGMYVYNRRRNEIARENKSGKDNG, from the coding sequence TTGTCAAAGGGAGTATTAGTTGACCTCACCAAGTGCGTGGGCTGTGGCAGTTGTATGGTGGCCTGTAAAATGTGGAACAAATTGCAATATACTCGGACCGCTTCGGATAAAGGCGGTGAAGCAAGCCTTGATGCGGAGAACTGGACTGTAGTTAATAAAGTGGAAACTAAGAAGGGTAATGAATCAGTGTGGCGGTTTGTTAAAAACCAGTGTCTGCACTGCGAGGAGCCGGCCTGTGCTTCGGCTTGTTTTTCCAAGGCTATTAAAAAGACCAAGGATGGCCCGGTGGTGTACGATGCAAATTTATGTGTGGGCTGCCGGTATTGCATGCTGGCCTGTCCGTTTAATATTCCCAAATATGAGTGGGATAAGACTTTTCCCCAGGTACGCAAATGCCAGATGTGCTCGGATCGCTTGCATGCGGGTGAAAGCCCGGCCTGTGTAGGTGTATGTCCGGCGGGCGCGCTTACTTATGGCGATCGCCATAATCTGCTAAGCCAGGCCCGCGAAAAAATAAACAGCGACAGCAGCTACATAAAGCATATCTATGGTGAAAAAGAGGCCGGGGGCACGGCCTGGCTGTATATATCGGATGTGCCTTTTGAAGCATTGGGCTTCCGCACCAACATCACTACCAGGCCGCTGCCCCAGTATACCGAAAGTATACTGAGCTTGACGCCGGCCGTGGGACTGGGCTGGGGAGCACTGCTAACCGGCATGTACGTGTACAACCGTCGGCGCAACGAAATTGCTCGGGAAAATAAGTCCGGTAAAGATAACGGTTAA
- a CDS encoding [FeFe] hydrogenase, group A: MDDRVKDDELRLEKQVTRRSFLRMMGGLGLAGITVSLAGCGASTVAGQAGGDGWLPQQYQGRGAWPAQVRGRVPITPDNPSIVRDDEKCILCGQCLEVCKNIQSVFGHYGLPLADEMVCVNCGQCALWCPTAAITERDDTQKVLQALQDPDKHVVVQTAPATRVALGEEFGLAPGTWVMGQQVAALKRLGFDAVFDTNFSADLTIMEEATELIKRIKGDINKPLPQFTSCSPGWVKFCEYFYPDLLPHMSSCKSPQQMLGALVKTYYAKMKNINPENIVSVSIMPCTAKKFEVQRPEMNSSAHYWNKQNMRDMDAVLTTRELARLIKQQGIDLNKLPEQNYDPLLGKSTGGAIIFGATGGVMEAAVRSAYYFITQQQPPANLLTLTPVRGLEGVKEAAVDVPGVGTVKVAVCHGMSNGRQVLEAVRKGNAPWHFVEFMCCPGGCISGGGQPRSAVPPSDEVRMQRINSLYQADARMQWRESHENSEVLALYQNFLEHPMSELAEELLHTSYTDRGKKAKQLTA; this comes from the coding sequence ATGGACGACCGTGTCAAAGATGATGAGCTGCGGCTGGAAAAGCAAGTAACCAGGCGGTCTTTTCTAAGAATGATGGGAGGGTTGGGACTGGCCGGCATTACGGTGAGCCTGGCCGGGTGCGGTGCCTCAACTGTAGCGGGACAAGCCGGTGGGGACGGCTGGCTGCCCCAGCAATACCAAGGGCGGGGAGCCTGGCCGGCCCAGGTGCGGGGGCGGGTGCCCATTACTCCGGATAATCCATCCATTGTTCGGGACGATGAAAAATGCATTTTATGCGGGCAGTGCCTGGAGGTATGCAAAAACATCCAATCGGTTTTTGGTCATTATGGCCTGCCGCTTGCGGATGAAATGGTATGCGTTAACTGCGGACAGTGTGCGCTGTGGTGTCCCACCGCAGCTATTACCGAGCGGGATGATACTCAAAAAGTACTGCAGGCTCTGCAGGACCCCGACAAACATGTAGTAGTACAAACTGCTCCGGCCACCAGAGTGGCGCTGGGCGAGGAGTTCGGGCTGGCTCCGGGCACCTGGGTGATGGGCCAGCAAGTAGCGGCTTTAAAACGTTTGGGCTTCGACGCGGTGTTTGATACCAATTTTTCAGCTGATTTAACTATTATGGAAGAGGCTACGGAACTGATTAAGCGGATCAAGGGAGATATAAATAAGCCGCTGCCCCAGTTCACCTCCTGCAGCCCGGGCTGGGTAAAGTTTTGTGAATATTTCTACCCGGACTTGCTGCCCCACATGTCCAGCTGTAAATCACCTCAGCAGATGCTGGGTGCGCTGGTCAAAACGTACTATGCTAAGATGAAAAACATTAACCCGGAAAACATCGTTTCGGTATCCATTATGCCCTGCACCGCCAAAAAATTTGAGGTTCAGCGCCCGGAAATGAACAGCAGCGCTCACTATTGGAATAAACAGAATATGCGGGATATGGATGCAGTATTAACTACCCGCGAACTGGCCCGGCTAATCAAGCAGCAAGGCATTGATTTGAACAAATTGCCGGAACAAAACTATGACCCCCTGTTGGGTAAAAGCACCGGCGGCGCAATTATTTTCGGCGCTACGGGTGGCGTGATGGAGGCGGCGGTGCGTTCCGCGTATTACTTCATTACTCAGCAGCAGCCTCCGGCCAATCTTTTGACCCTTACTCCGGTGCGCGGCTTGGAAGGGGTTAAAGAGGCGGCGGTAGATGTGCCCGGCGTGGGTACGGTGAAGGTGGCGGTCTGTCACGGTATGAGTAATGGCCGGCAGGTGTTGGAAGCAGTGCGTAAGGGTAACGCGCCCTGGCATTTTGTGGAATTCATGTGCTGTCCCGGCGGGTGCATTAGCGGAGGCGGGCAGCCCCGGTCCGCAGTGCCGCCCTCCGACGAGGTGCGCATGCAGAGGATTAACAGCCTGTATCAAGCGGATGCTCGCATGCAGTGGCGTGAGAGCCATGAAAACTCCGAGGTGCTTGCCTTGTATCAGAACTTCCTGGAGCATCCGATGAGTGAACTGGCCGAGGAACTGCTGCATACCAGCTATACCGACCGGGGCAAAAAAGCTAAACAGCTCACAGCCTGA